In Plasmodium reichenowi strain SY57 chromosome 5, whole genome shotgun sequence, the following proteins share a genomic window:
- a CDS encoding hypothetical protein (conserved Plasmodium protein, unknown function) yields the protein MENNNILEEPEGVNLYNGKIKNMSNENTVNYMVRENNYFEGTRVQIKKKNLLERSSKLCTVENRIRNVRNIPNEEKLLVQGNSSDTFVDSSIGFKHMYINNVQSGCFEKREVNHLDINQNNGNNDNKEKNMNIVDNNNNNNNNNCYTYRNSDIYKNDYNICNQINNTSNMNDECVMNVNEKYERSYSLSDDNNNNINNNCKIYNDHHLNINNQNYYNKNMNCFNNNNSNSLGILNENKNFMYTQDMNISQEKNECVLNGGNKKEVDFYLNEEEQDNMINQIMSYEHFTGDNNSNNNNSNNNNNNNNNNNNSNNNNSNNNNNNNNNNNNNNVRNICIHKNEDDCNNFISVENNNMGQANGKISPSLDNKMYAFKDTVEYDKDMKKSMNPHCVINKENDIIGSLKKKLEDQNVIDEEKNINNSTNCCITSDNTWNNDYEMKLVNNKLNDMNDSSFLSKNLKENLKYSFNNFNNFNDMCINDISKNVERDIFMNSHHSNNLQSKNGSPDNKNKSNDEDNTYEKKKNNNNNNNNNNNEKKKDVFNNNEEEHMEDRIILSKDNNNNTNGSSNNHTNNSVVSNMSSSDEVKNRHVESSNIFKNISSNSNCKDEKYIHMLMKNFNIYSNDLLNFDYKINNNEEGNKNKYDNLNNLIFNSYYDNDLTLNVNDMNQSYNNNLCNNFNVDRKNMNDNVYYNVAPFCPQTTQGENDDKYKSTNNFVNEMMMDNKNKDITHIHNNYDIGKKDEYNKHFDDEQNNKDSSYKITKIEENQVEKIKNKENYSKNVKNLTCIYNELLKNENIEEMINHHVHEEDDKFKKDNKDKYNGVNNYNYIYTKEKHNGFKKEEHEGYNNNYIDNDYNDHSDNMESNNNNNNNNKKNEINNDCTINYSNSGTTNASCNNIVDGSNNENMRNNSNIVHMLIEENSFFKDNALSQKSIENDNKIKNYDSNEHLIDDNFNLFLNNEDVDYKKFFTTNKNINNNEKKCSDENNYSNEKDIFNSLEYEKYNNKNEIYNLKQDDVSTITSSDNMSMFFGSNSFSGNNDSFMKYIKGFLENNYINDQKNYLNLFYKGKKENNMNIPMDDISSMSDENYVNILMNDIFKSNKYENENEKKNEKQKQHEKQKQKYHNENLTNNAKLNMNVHMNNIQSTKDEISNKRNIKSDLNNNNNNNNNNNNNIFCDNKGEQFDTLHNLNHFNTKSNSTILNLDNLNIFLKKNDNPMDYYKVYNSFHDIKKNEHVLNTDIENNEYNGKNFIYDDINKSTIFNMPKIRNDNATNIINAYYNNVKKEEVTNTSTLNSSNALKFKHDHNHYINMTNDNKSPVLYENNNIENVSDDDKNKRKIILNTFEELCSIDDNSVHNNSLGLHENKHITRNEDFIYSPNKMKEMVPHDNEQLKKKDIYKKDIYKKDIYKNDMYENDMYKNDMYKNDMYKNDMYENDMYKNDMYKNDMYKNDMYNYTINNLNFIDKINSPIVTNKNVDSESTLKNKNNNNNYVYNFSLDKQLFEALNNHNEKIHTYNPPNVHNNKEQEDSVSTFCKNNMLNENKNGTYMNNKHFNNNQVDNDNNKNLLHHNNINSKNIENFLNETNVQNVFNSNDNILNYLKGQEKNEQENPNEEKEERDISSENRKRIQEKKISYNKFHNFDFVNNYDLSMSSIMNNKTNNNKTNNNKTNNNKTNNNGNNNNNNNNNNNNDINSVNKMNDVVGKLDGNINNNNYYQNKEGDYEKEKDKREISINELLNDSMNNNMINGIHLNKFDEKMIDLILNNGNNKYYQKGDDTKDGKFSNVINLNNIHLNDDNSVNNNMNSSNYMLYDVLSEHNNMKNDIQKNEHYNNGYNNKQNMSPSNNSLNDRNNNYYKMDYRNKKNINANRNLTMNLPNLNNNNNNNNNMKILPNGNFVNNENVKGFFKTNNVSNNNDNNNNMSINSNNKNNNNNNNNNNNNNNNNNNNNNNNSNNRNSNNLNDYPIVIDKNNVNVKRDNAQNNNKKIMMDFANNRNSDLNFNEKNYNLKNYYMPKETIYNDIENTLNDIKSKNEYNTINDNNNNNNNNNIYRMNTPNVINYNNMIENEKIKNNKHHHNQTHHIRNYSDMSISNNYDFKMKNLGSNNHIHNVGSNNINMGSNNINMGSNNINMGSNPSNLNNNMNNTLNHMNNNHNNSINTLNNMSSMNNNKMNPLRNVDYNYAKSISTRCASDATIVDTYNMNNTPLKGKNNGNLSNFIDNPKIIDNINNNNNIKCVNKLNEDTTNNSIIEKFRGNEKMKYEMKIQNNNNNNNFNHNNNHYNVIYENMKSRDKMNFKYKNFNNNYMENKNYIPYDERDKIDKNENNKYMDKMNNVHMKHYNNNNSSNYNGNSNNTTNNNNYYGNNYNNNNNNNNNNNNNNNNNNNNNNNSSSSSSGSAAGIKNNYPNNDVSDNFLVIKKYTAKYEVQIDPFNGFDIAKRIIGLKGTNMKKICIDTDCKLRLRGRGSGYLEGEEKKEANESLHLCVSCQKYDHYILAKKLIEQLLVKIYMDYDTWLFNHGKPYANLKPKTYEKFIPLFKYQQNSNQKQNVNQN from the coding sequence atggaaaataataatatattagaaGAACCTGAAGGTGtgaatttatataatggaaagataaaaaatatgagTAACGAAAATACAGTTAATTATATGGTTCGTGagaataattattttgaaGGCACGAGGGTgcaaataaaaaaaaagaatcTTTTGGAAAGGTCATCTAAATTATGTACAGTAGAAAATAGAATTAGAAATGTTAGAAATATACCAAACGAAGAAAAGTTGCTTGTCCAAGGAAATAGTTCTGACACATTTGTGGATTCATCTATAGGGTTTAAgcatatgtatataaataatgttcAATCAGGGTGTTTTGAAAAAAGAGAAGTAAATCATTTAGATATCAATCAAAATAATGgtaataatgataataaagaaaagaatatgaatatagttgataataataataataataataataataattgttaTACTTATAGAAATagtgatatatataaaaatgactataatatttgtaacCAAATAAATAACACTAGTAATATGAATGATGAGTGTGTAATGAATGTAAATGAGAAATATGAAAGGAGTTATTCCCTGTcagatgataataataataatattaataataattgtaaaatttataatgaTCATCATCTTAACATAAACaatcaaaattattataataaaaatatgaattgttttaataataataattcgAACTCTCTTGGAATATtgaatgaaaataaaaatttcatGTACACGCAAGATATGAATATTTCCCAAGAGAAGAATGAGTGTGTGCTGAATGGaggtaataaaaaagaagttgatttttatttaaatgaagaagagCAAGATAACATGATTAATCAAATTATGAGTTATGAGCATTTCACAGGTGACAACAACagcaataataataatagtaataataataataataataataataataataataatagtaataataataatagtaataataataataataataataataataataataataataatgttagaaatatttgtattcataaaaatgaagatgattgtaataatttcatttctgttgagaataataatatgggACAAGCTAATGGGAAAATATCACCTTCCTtggataataaaatgtatgCATTTAAAGATACCGTTGAGTATGATAAGGATATGAAGAAAAGTATGAACCCTCATTGtgttataaataaagaaaatgatattattggaagtcttaaaaaaaaactagAGGATCAAAATGTTAtagatgaagaaaaaaatataaataattcaaCGAATTGTTGTATTACATCAGATAATACATGGAATAATGATTATGAAATGAAACTAGTTAATAATAAGTTGAACGATATGAATGATAGTTCCTTCTTGTCAAAGAATTTAAAAGAGAActtaaaatattcatttaataattttaacaATTTTAATGATATGTGTATAAATGATATTTCAAAGAATGTTGAAAGAGACATATTTATGAATTCCCATCATAGTAATAATTTACAGAGTAAAAATGGATCACctgataataaaaataaaagtaatgatgaagataacacatatgaaaaaaaaaaaaataataataataataataataataataataatgagaAGAAGAAGGatgtttttaataataatgaagaagaaCACATGGAAGATAGGATTATTCTCTCgaaagataataataataatacaaatggTAGCAGTAATAATCATACAAATAATAGTGTTGTTAGTAATATGAGCAGTAGTGATGAAGTGAAAAATCGTCATGTGGAAAGTTCcaatatttttaagaatATCTCCTCCAATTCAAATTGTaaagatgaaaaatatatacacatgCTTATGAAgaattttaatatttattcaaatgatttgttaaattttgattataaaataaataataatgaagaaggtaataaaaataaatatgacAACTTAAATAATCtaatatttaattcttattatgataatgatTTAACATTAAATGTGAATGATATGAATCAAAGTTATAACAACaatttatgtaataatttCAATGTTgatagaaaaaatatgaatgataATGTGTATTATAATGTAGCACCATTTTGTCCTCAAACTACACAAGGagaaaatgatgataaatataaaagtactaataattttgtaaatGAAATGATGATggataataagaataagGATATAAcacatatacataataattatgatataggaaaaaaagatgaatataataaacacTTTGATGATGAACAAAATAACAAAGATAGctcatataaaataacaaaaatagaagaaaatcaagttgagaaaataaaaaataaagagaACTATTCAAAGAATGTGAAGAATCTTACttgtatttataatgaacttttaaaaaatgaaaacatTGAAGAGATGATTAATCATCATGTTCATGAAGAAGAtgataaatttaaaaaagataataagGACAAATATAATGGTgtgaataattataattatatttatactaAAGAAAAACATAATGGTTTTAAAAAAGAGGAACATGAAggttataataataattatattgataatgattataatgatCATAGTGATAATATGgaaagtaataataataataataataataataaaaaaaacgaaattaataatgattGTACAATAAATTATAGTAATAGTGGAACAACAAACGCTAGctgtaataatattgttgatggtagtaataatgaaaatatgcgtaataatagtaatatagTTCATATGTTAATAGAAGAGaattccttttttaaaGATAATGCATTAAGTCAAAAAAGTAtagaaaatgataataaaataaagaattatgATTCGAATGAACATTTGATAGatgataattttaatttatttttaaataatgaagatgtcgattataaaaaattctttacaacaaataaaaatataaataataatgaaaagaaatgttctgatgaaaataattattccaatgaaaaggatatttttaattccttggaatatgaaaaatataataataaaaatgaaatatataatttaaagCAAGACGATGTAAGTACTATCACAAGTAGTGATAATATGTCGATGTTTTTTGGTAGTAATTCATTTAGTGGTAATAATGATTCttttatgaaatatataaaaggtttccttgaaaataattatataaatgatcaaaaaaattatttgaatttattttataaaggtaagaaagaaaataatatgaacattCCTATGGATGATATATCGTCAATGAGTGACGAGAATTATGTTAACATTTTGATGAACGACATATTTAAAAGTAATAAGTAcgaaaatgaaaatgaaaaaaaaaatgaaaaacaaaaacaacatgaaaaacaaaaacaaaaatatcataatgaaaatttaaCAAATAATGCAAAGCTCAATATGAATGttcatatgaataatattcaaAGTACTAAAGATGAAATAAGTAATAAACGAAACATCAAAAGCGACctaaataataacaataataataacaataataataataataatattttttgtgATAATAAGGGAGAACAATTTGATACTCTTCATAATTTAAATCATTTTAACACTAAATCTAATAGTACCATCCTAAATTTAGacaatttaaatatttttttaaaaaaaaatgacaACCCTATGGATTATTATAAAGtttataattcttttcatgatataaagaaaaatgaacaTGTACTCAATACAGATATAGAGAATAATGAATACAATGGTAAAAactttatatatgatgatattaataaatctactatttttaatatgcCCAAAATTAGAAATGATAATGCtactaatattattaatgcttattataataatgtaaaaaaagAGGAAGTTACAAATACAAGCACTTTGAATTCTTCGAATGCTCTCAAATTCAAACATGATCataatcattatattaatatgacGAATGATAATAAGTCTCCtgtattatatgaaaataataatattgaaaatgttagtgatgatgataaaaataaaagaaaaataatattgaacACATTTGAAGAATTATGTTCAATCGATGATAATTCAGTGCATAATAATTCATTAGGATTACATgaaaataaacatataacAAGAAATGAagattttatatattctccaaataaaatgaaagaaaTGGTTCCTCATGATAATGAGCAgttgaaaaaaaaggatatatataaaaaggatatatataaaaaggatatatataaaaacgATATGTATGAAAACGATATGTATAAAAACGATATGTATAAAAACGATATGTATAAAAACGACATGTATGAAAACGATATGTATAAAAACGATATGTATAAAAACGATATGTATAAAAACgatatgtataattatactataaataatttgaattttatagataaaataaatagtCCAATTgtaacaaataaaaatgtggATTCAGAAAGCActttgaaaaataaaaataataataataattatgtatataatttttcctTGGATAAACAATTATTCGAAGCTCTAAACAATCATAATGAAAAGATACATACGTACAACCCCCCAAatgtacataataataaagaacaGGAAGATAGTGTCTCAacattttgtaaaaataatatgttaaatgagaataaaaatggaacttatatgaataataaacattttaataataaccaagtggataatgataataataaaaatttacttcatcataataatattaatagtaaaaatattgaGAATTTTTTGAATGAAACTAATGTACaaaatgtttttaattcaaatgataatattttaaattatttgaaaggacaagaaaaaaatgaacaagAAAATCcaaatgaagaaaaagaagaaagaGATATATCATCTGaaaatagaaaaagaatccaagaaaaaaaaataagttACAATAAATTTCATAATTTTGattttgtaaataattatgatttATCTATGTCATCCataatgaataataaaactaataataataaaactaataataataaaactaataataataaaactaataataatggtaataataataataataataataataataataataatgatattaataGTGTGAACAAAATGAATGATGTCGTAGGAAAACTCGatggaaatataaataataataactactatcaaaataaagaaggtgattatgaaaaagaaaaagataaaagGGAAATAAGTATAAACGAATTACTAAATGACagtatgaataataatatgattaatggtatacatttaaataaatttgaTGAAAAAATGATAGATCTCATTCTGAACaatggtaataataaatattaccAAAAAGGAGATGATACTAAAGATGGTAAATTTAGTAAtgttataaatttaaataatattcatttaaatgatgataattctgtaaataataatatgaatagttctaattatatgttatatgaTGTTTTATCagaacataataatatgaaaaatgatatacaaaaaaatgaacattataataatggatataataacaaaCAAAATATGTCTCCCTCTAATAATTCATTGAATGATcgtaataataattattataaaatggattatcgtaataaaaaaaatattaacgCAAACCGTAATCTTACTATGAACCTGCCTAActtgaataataataataataataataataatatgaaaattttgCCGAATGGTAATTTTGTGAATAATGAAAACGTGAAAggtttttttaaaacaaataatgtatctaataataatgataataataataatatgagtattaatagtaacaataaaaataacaacaacaacaataataataataacaataataacaataataacaataataacaataataacaatagTAATAACCGTAATAGTAACAATTTAAATGACTATCCTATAGttatagataaaaataacgTGAACGTAAAAAGGGATAATGcacaaaataataataaaaagataatgATGGATTTTGCCAATAACAGAAATAGCGATCTAAATTTTAATGAGAAGAATTATAATctgaaaaattattatatgcCTAAAGAAACTATATACAATGACATAGAAAATAcattaaatgatataaaatcaaaaaatGAGTACAATACaattaatgataataataataataataataataataatatatatagaatgAATACACCaaatgtaataaattataacaatatgattgaaaatgagaaaataaaaaataataaacatcATCATAATCAAACACATCatataagaaattataGTGATATGTCAATATCAAACAATTATGattttaaaatgaaaaatcTTGGTAGTAATAATCATATACATAATGTGGgaagtaataatattaatatgggtagtaataatatcaatatgggtagtaataatatcaaTATGGGTAGTAATCCAAgtaatttaaataataatatgaataatacaTTGAATCATATGAACAACaatcataataatagtataaATACACTGAACAATATGAGTAGTATgaataataacaaaatgaaTCCACTAAGAAATGTAGATTATAATTATGCCAAGAGCATTTCAACTAGATGTGCTTCAGATGCTACCATAGTagatacatataatatgaataatacTCCTTTGaagggaaaaaataatggaAATCTTTCAAACTTTATAGATAATCCAAAAATAATagataatattaacaataataataatattaagtgtgttaataaattaaatgagGATACTACTAATAATAGCATAATAGAAAAATTTAGAggaaatgaaaaaatgaaatatgagatgaaaatacaaaataataataataataataatttcaatcataataataatcattataatgtaatttatgaaaatatgaagaGTAGAGATAAAATgaattttaaatataaaaatttcaataataattatatggaaaataaaaattatattccTTATGATGAAAGAGATAAAatagataaaaatgaaaataataaatatatggataaaatgaataatgtTCATATGAAACattataacaataataatagtagtaaTTACAACggtaatagtaataatactacaaataataataattattatggtaataattataataataataataataataataataacaacaacaacaacaataataataacaataataataataataatagtagtagtagtagtagtgGTAGTGCAGCtggaataaaaaataattatccAAATAATGATGTGTCAGATAACTTTTTAGttattaaaaagtataCAGCTAAATATGAAGTACAAATCGATCCTTTTAATGGGTTTGATATAGCCAAAAGAATTATAGGATTGAAAGGTACTaacatgaaaaaaatatgtatcGATACAGATTGTAAACTTAGATTAAGAGGTAGAGGTTCTGGTTATTTAGAAggagaagaaaaaaaagaagcAAATGAATCATTACATTTATGTGTATCTTGCCAAAAATATGATCATTATATACTAGCcaaaaaattaatagaACAATTATTAGTCAAAATTTATATGGATTATGATACTTGGTTATTTAATCATGGAAAACCATATGCAAATCTAAAACCTAAAACGTATGAAAAATTCATACCATTATTTAAATACCAACAAAATTCAAATcaaaaacaaaatgtaAACCAAAATTGA